The Acinetobacter defluvii genome includes a region encoding these proteins:
- a CDS encoding acetyl-CoA C-acetyltransferase: protein MSKTTQENPTVKNSTAEEVSNTSKPRTRASKSTTTPARTTNSTSKPRRTNASTARKTTAAASQKADPVTTPSTFQTSVSQGKTMSQNTIRRVAIIGGNRIPFARSNGAYFKATNIDMLTAALNGLIERYKLQDQRLGEVVAGAVLKHSRDFNMTRECVLNTQLAPETPAYDLQQACGTGLQAAFAVANKIALGQIEVGISGGVDTTSDAPIAFGDGLRKALLELNIAKTGKDRLKALTKINVKDLLDAPKNGEPRTGLSMGDHQAITALEWGISREAQDQLAASSHQKMAKAYEEGFFDDLMTPFMGLERDNNLRADSSVEKLAKLKPAFGKGENATMTAGNSTPLTDGASVVLLASEEWAKANGHEVLAYLSFSETAAVDFVGKKEGLLMAPAYAVPRMLERANMKLQDFDYYEIHEAFASQVLSTLKAWEDPKFCKERLGLDAPLGSIDMAKLNINGSSLAAGHPFAATGGRILATAAKILNQKGSGKILISICAAGGQGVTAIVEK, encoded by the coding sequence ATGAGCAAAACAACTCAAGAAAATCCAACAGTCAAAAATTCTACGGCGGAAGAAGTGTCAAATACATCAAAGCCACGTACACGTGCTAGCAAAAGTACTACAACCCCTGCTCGTACTACAAATAGCACAAGTAAACCACGTCGTACCAATGCATCCACTGCACGTAAAACGACTGCTGCTGCCTCACAAAAAGCTGATCCAGTTACTACTCCATCGACTTTTCAAACTTCTGTTTCACAGGGAAAAACCATGAGTCAAAATACCATTCGCCGTGTTGCAATTATTGGCGGTAACCGTATTCCATTTGCTCGCTCAAACGGTGCATATTTTAAAGCAACCAATATTGATATGCTGACTGCGGCACTCAATGGCTTGATTGAACGTTATAAACTACAAGACCAACGTTTAGGTGAAGTGGTTGCAGGCGCAGTATTAAAACATAGTCGTGACTTTAACATGACACGTGAATGTGTTTTAAACACCCAACTTGCACCTGAAACACCAGCTTATGATTTACAACAAGCATGTGGTACAGGTTTACAAGCAGCTTTTGCAGTTGCCAACAAAATTGCACTTGGTCAAATCGAAGTGGGTATTTCAGGTGGTGTAGACACGACTTCTGATGCACCAATCGCTTTTGGTGATGGTTTACGTAAAGCGTTACTTGAGCTAAATATCGCAAAAACAGGGAAAGACCGCCTTAAAGCATTAACAAAAATTAATGTTAAAGATCTACTTGATGCACCGAAAAATGGTGAACCACGTACAGGTTTATCAATGGGTGATCACCAAGCGATTACTGCGCTTGAATGGGGAATCTCTCGTGAAGCACAAGACCAACTTGCTGCATCTTCACATCAGAAAATGGCAAAAGCATATGAAGAAGGTTTCTTCGATGACTTAATGACACCATTTATGGGTCTTGAGCGTGACAACAACTTACGTGCTGATTCTTCTGTAGAAAAGCTTGCAAAATTAAAGCCTGCTTTTGGTAAAGGCGAAAATGCAACAATGACAGCAGGTAACTCTACGCCTTTAACAGATGGTGCTTCTGTTGTGCTTTTAGCTTCTGAAGAATGGGCAAAAGCCAATGGTCATGAAGTTTTGGCATATTTGTCATTCTCTGAAACTGCAGCAGTTGACTTCGTAGGTAAAAAAGAAGGCTTACTGATGGCACCTGCTTATGCAGTTCCTCGTATGCTTGAACGTGCTAACATGAAACTTCAAGATTTTGACTATTATGAAATCCATGAAGCATTTGCATCGCAAGTATTATCAACACTGAAAGCGTGGGAAGATCCAAAATTCTGTAAAGAGCGTTTAGGTTTAGATGCACCTTTGGGTTCAATTGATATGGCTAAACTCAATATCAATGGTTCTTCGCTTGCTGCGGGTCATCCATTTGCTGCAACAGGTGGTCGTATTTTGGCAACTGCTGCAAAAATCCTCAACCAAAAAGGTTCAGGTAAGATTTTAATCTCGATCTGTGCTGCAGGCGGTCAAGGCGTAACAGCGATTGTAGAAAAATAA